In the Aliarcobacter cryaerophilus genome, one interval contains:
- a CDS encoding shikimate kinase, protein MKKNNIILIGFMGVGKGTVARAMVKESSMYAIDTDDLIESMENRAIKKIFAVDGEAYFRNLEKKTALWLEESVENTIISTGGGFYRQENLKNIGTVIYLKSSFDGILKRIKKAPNAKNKLKKRPLLQNKKEAMKLYDTRVKEYERVADIIVDVENRDLKLIVKEILGQIK, encoded by the coding sequence ATGAAAAAGAATAATATTATACTAATTGGTTTTATGGGTGTTGGAAAAGGAACTGTTGCTAGAGCTATGGTTAAAGAGTCTTCAATGTACGCAATTGATACAGATGATTTAATAGAGAGTATGGAAAATAGAGCTATAAAAAAGATTTTTGCCGTTGATGGTGAAGCTTATTTTAGAAATTTAGAAAAAAAGACAGCTCTTTGGCTTGAAGAAAGTGTAGAAAACACAATTATTTCAACTGGTGGTGGATTTTATAGACAAGAGAATCTTAAAAATATAGGAACTGTAATATATCTTAAGTCATCATTTGATGGAATTTTAAAAAGAATAAAAAAAGCACCAAATGCAAAAAATAAGTTAAAAAAGCGACCACTTTTACAAAATAAAAAAGAGGCTATGAAACTTTATGATACAAGAGTTAAAGAGTATGAAAGAGTTGCAGATATTATTGTTGATGTTGAAAATAGAGATTTGAAACTTATAGTAAAAGAGATTTTAGGACAGATAAAATGA
- a CDS encoding DUF2018 family protein, translating into MSKYKDWFTEDDDDIFFGSPKSKFFDILEQTHRDLVEDEIDKVIEKLAILELIISQDKDEDFDINSYLEEFKEKNQEDVNSMKKGLYMEFSGEIISRLDS; encoded by the coding sequence GTGAGTAAATATAAAGATTGGTTTACAGAAGATGACGATGATATATTTTTTGGAAGTCCAAAGTCAAAGTTTTTTGATATTTTAGAGCAGACTCATAGAGATTTAGTTGAAGATGAGATTGATAAAGTTATTGAAAAATTAGCAATTTTGGAGCTTATTATAAGTCAAGATAAAGATGAGGATTTTGATATAAACTCATATTTAGAAGAGTTTAAAGAGAAAAATCAAGAAGATGTAAACTCTATGAAAAAAGGGCTTTATATGGAATTTTCTGGAGAGATTATTAGTAGGTTGGATAGTTAA
- the hisD gene encoding histidinol dehydrogenase — MKIIYTKDKEFKTEFENILKRAKSDIKGVSKIVENIIDEIVEDGNEALKRHIEKFDKWIVKNDDDLLISQKDMKKAYETLDESLKKSLHTAYERIKIYHEKQLPKSWIDFEENGTILGQKVTAVDRAGLYIPGGKAAYPSSLLMNAIPAKVAGVKEIVVCTPTPNNEVNELLLAACHLCGVSKVYKVGGASAIAAMAYGTKTIPKVDVITGPGNIFVATAKKMVFGEVNIDMIAGPSEIGILADESAKANYIAIDLLSQAEHDEMASSILITTCEDLAKNTSKEVDNFLENLSRYEIAKKSIDERGVIIVASNMEEAIELMNEIAPEHLEVMTKNPFELLPFIKHAGAIFLGENTPEPIGDYIAGPNHTLPTGGTAKFYSPLNVENFLKKSSIISFSKKAINDLGESCALLADTEGLTAHAKSVRVRLENKGE, encoded by the coding sequence ATGAAGATAATATATACAAAAGATAAAGAGTTTAAAACAGAGTTTGAAAATATTTTAAAAAGAGCAAAAAGTGATATAAAAGGTGTTTCAAAAATAGTTGAAAATATTATTGATGAGATTGTTGAAGATGGAAATGAGGCTTTAAAAAGACATATTGAAAAATTTGACAAATGGATTGTAAAAAACGATGATGATCTTTTAATATCTCAAAAAGATATGAAAAAAGCTTATGAAACTCTTGATGAGAGTTTAAAAAAATCACTTCATACTGCATATGAAAGAATAAAAATTTACCACGAAAAACAGCTTCCAAAATCTTGGATTGATTTTGAGGAAAATGGGACAATTTTGGGACAAAAAGTAACTGCCGTGGATAGAGCTGGGCTTTATATACCAGGTGGAAAAGCTGCATATCCAAGTAGTTTATTAATGAATGCAATTCCAGCAAAAGTTGCGGGAGTTAAAGAGATAGTTGTTTGTACACCAACTCCAAATAATGAGGTAAATGAGCTACTTCTTGCAGCTTGTCACCTTTGTGGTGTTTCAAAAGTTTATAAAGTTGGAGGAGCAAGTGCAATTGCTGCTATGGCATATGGAACAAAAACAATTCCTAAGGTAGATGTGATAACGGGACCTGGAAATATCTTTGTAGCAACTGCTAAAAAAATGGTTTTTGGTGAAGTAAATATTGATATGATTGCGGGACCTAGTGAAATAGGGATTTTAGCAGATGAGAGTGCAAAGGCAAATTATATAGCAATAGATTTACTCTCTCAAGCAGAGCATGATGAGATGGCTAGTTCGATTTTGATAACTACTTGTGAAGATTTAGCAAAAAATACAAGCAAAGAGGTAGATAATTTTTTAGAAAATTTAAGCAGATATGAGATTGCTAAAAAATCAATAGATGAGAGGGGTGTTATAATTGTCGCTTCAAATATGGAAGAGGCAATTGAGCTTATGAATGAAATAGCACCTGAGCACCTTGAAGTTATGACAAAAAATCCATTTGAGTTACTTCCTTTTATAAAACATGCAGGGGCTATATTTTTAGGTGAGAATACTCCTGAGCCAATAGGTGATTATATAGCAGGACCAAATCATACTTTACCAACAGGTGGAACTGCTAAATTTTATAGTCCTTTAAATGTAGAGAATTTCCTTAAAAAAAGCTCAATAATTAGTTTTTCAAAAAAAGCTATAAATGATTTAGGAGAGTCTTGTGCACTTCTAGCAGATACTGAAGGATTAACAGCACATGCAAAAAGCGTAAGAGTGCGATTGGAAAATAAAGGTGAGTAA
- a CDS encoding major outer membrane protein, giving the protein MRKISKISLVAAVAVAGFSTANAQPLEEAIKNVDVSGSVVYRYDNAGDNRLDAAGNKVGNTTDRNRYKVGLNLSSKVNDYVKFNSRFIVGGDDSGWATTGAKKNGNLSAGNGDVNPGVTLSNAYFGFTAIPNTIVNVGKQGLTTPYTVAVDINGNEQNGTGILALSTFGPITAGAGYFNNTNVDQLTDVNASRGLTGAGLTLDAGRDMYVATVQGDLDFVKLEAWYAGLQNTFNSYTFAATGKIDIAENAKLGLEARYVALNLTDDVVGLNGVARNNHLNGVALASTNQGSDNGMLRLAVDGKFSIVNARLAYTKTDKEGGLTALDQDAKNTSLGWNITSNGYADADYFQGALGVDILDNLNFTAHYGNLSSDTQSAGAKFVGLSDRKVEEVYGQLTYKMSKNLSTYLRYGNYEEKVKSTGIKNVDQDMGRLQVAYTF; this is encoded by the coding sequence ATGAGAAAAATCTCAAAAATTAGTTTAGTAGCAGCTGTTGCAGTTGCTGGTTTTAGTACTGCTAATGCTCAACCATTAGAAGAAGCTATTAAAAATGTAGATGTATCTGGATCAGTTGTTTACAGATATGACAATGCAGGAGATAATAGACTTGATGCTGCGGGAAATAAAGTAGGAAACACAACTGATAGAAATAGATATAAAGTTGGATTAAACCTATCTTCAAAAGTAAATGACTATGTTAAATTTAACTCAAGATTTATCGTAGGTGGAGATGATTCTGGATGGGCTACAACTGGTGCTAAAAAGAATGGTAACCTTAGTGCTGGTAATGGTGATGTAAACCCAGGTGTAACATTATCAAATGCTTACTTTGGATTTACAGCTATTCCAAATACTATTGTAAATGTTGGTAAACAAGGTTTAACTACTCCATATACAGTTGCAGTTGATATAAATGGAAATGAGCAAAATGGTACAGGTATCCTAGCTCTTTCAACATTTGGACCAATTACTGCTGGTGCTGGTTACTTCAATAATACAAATGTTGATCAACTAACAGATGTTAATGCTTCTAGAGGTCTTACAGGAGCAGGATTAACTCTTGATGCAGGTAGAGATATGTATGTTGCTACTGTTCAAGGTGATTTAGATTTTGTTAAACTTGAAGCTTGGTATGCAGGTTTACAAAATACATTTAACTCTTATACTTTTGCTGCAACTGGAAAAATTGATATTGCAGAAAATGCAAAATTAGGATTAGAAGCTAGATATGTAGCTTTAAATTTAACTGATGATGTTGTAGGTTTAAATGGTGTTGCAAGAAATAACCATTTAAATGGTGTTGCTCTAGCTTCAACTAACCAAGGTTCAGACAATGGTATGTTAAGACTTGCTGTTGATGGTAAATTCTCTATTGTTAACGCTAGACTTGCATATACAAAAACTGATAAAGAGGGTGGTTTAACTGCACTTGATCAAGATGCAAAAAATACATCTCTTGGATGGAATATTACTTCAAATGGATATGCTGATGCTGATTATTTCCAAGGAGCTTTAGGAGTTGATATCTTAGATAACTTAAACTTCACTGCTCACTATGGTAACTTATCATCTGATACTCAATCTGCAGGTGCTAAATTTGTAGGTTTATCTGATAGAAAAGTTGAAGAAGTTTATGGACAATTAACATATAAAATGTCTAAAAATCTTTCTACTTACCTAAGATATGGTAACTATGAAGAAAAAGTTAAATCAACAGGTATAAAAAATGTTGATCAAGACATGGGAAGATTACAAG